A single window of Methylobacterium nodulans ORS 2060 DNA harbors:
- a CDS encoding di-trans,poly-cis-decaprenylcistransferase: MQSSCDHRSGLHVAAIMDGNGRWATARGLPRTAGHRAGVEAIRRVAEAAPDLGIGTLTLFAFSSDNWRRPPAEVAGLMSLLRRYLRHETGRLARTGTRLTVIGRRDRLPAGLPDALARAEAETEGGERLHLRIAVDYSARDAILAAAAAGIPESREAFGRLLSGGVPDVDLLIRSGGEKRLSDFLLWECAYAELHFSDRMWPDFGPDDLAGALRDFAGRERRFGGLGSVPAAA; this comes from the coding sequence ATGCAAAGTTCTTGCGATCACCGAAGCGGCCTGCACGTCGCCGCGATCATGGACGGGAACGGGCGCTGGGCCACGGCCCGGGGCCTGCCCCGCACGGCCGGGCACCGGGCGGGCGTCGAGGCGATCCGCCGGGTGGCGGAGGCGGCGCCCGACCTCGGCATCGGCACGCTGACCCTCTTCGCCTTCTCGTCCGACAACTGGCGCCGTCCGCCCGCGGAGGTGGCCGGGTTGATGAGCCTGCTGCGCCGCTACCTGCGCCACGAGACCGGGCGGCTCGCCCGCACGGGCACCCGCCTCACGGTGATCGGCCGCCGCGACCGGCTGCCCGCGGGGCTTCCCGATGCGCTGGCGCGGGCCGAGGCGGAGACGGAAGGGGGCGAGCGGCTGCACCTGCGCATCGCGGTCGACTATTCGGCCCGCGACGCCATCCTGGCGGCAGCGGCGGCGGGGATCCCCGAGAGCCGCGAGGCTTTCGGCCGGCTTCTGTCCGGCGGGGTGCCGGACGTGGACCTGCTGATCCGCTCCGGCGGGGAGAAGCGGCTCTCCGACTTCCTGCTCTGGGAATGCGCCTACGCCGAACTCCACTTCAGCGACAGGATGTGGCCGGATTTCGGCCCGGACGACCTCGCGGGGGCGCTCCGCGACTTTGCCGGGCGCGAGCGGCGCTTCGGGGGATTGGGGTCGGTGCCGGCGGCGGCGTGA
- a CDS encoding IclR family transcriptional regulator encodes MDDIGATTQPKAKRSRPHGSPARAGERADAQRRGIQSMETGLHLLASLAACGGPVPLSAVAQRAGVSPSQAHRYLSSLMAAGMAKQDPGTGFYDLDAGAIRLGLAALARIDVFARADVTFMDFARATGRTCLLAVWGDAGATVVRWYPGTPPVITSLAIGSVMPLLRSATGRVFLAFGDREAMDAEARRAREADRADAPIDLEAIRREVRAAGGAQVDNTLIPGLRAAAAPVFDLQGRLAVVATAMASSAFDPTGDAAAVAALHAACRDVTEAIGGRWPGAVSAGSEGRTPQAQPRP; translated from the coding sequence ATGGACGACATCGGCGCTACGACACAGCCGAAAGCCAAGCGATCGCGCCCCCACGGCAGCCCGGCGCGGGCCGGGGAGCGTGCGGACGCGCAACGCCGGGGCATCCAGTCGATGGAGACCGGGCTGCACCTGCTCGCCTCCCTGGCGGCCTGCGGTGGACCGGTGCCGCTCTCGGCCGTGGCGCAGCGCGCCGGTGTATCGCCGAGCCAAGCGCACCGGTACCTCAGCAGCCTCATGGCCGCCGGCATGGCGAAACAGGATCCCGGTACCGGATTCTACGACCTCGATGCGGGGGCCATCCGCCTCGGCCTCGCGGCCCTGGCGCGGATCGACGTCTTCGCCCGCGCGGACGTCACCTTCATGGACTTCGCGCGGGCGACGGGCCGGACCTGCCTCCTCGCCGTCTGGGGTGATGCAGGCGCCACGGTGGTGCGCTGGTATCCGGGGACCCCGCCGGTCATCACCTCGCTCGCAATCGGGTCCGTCATGCCCCTGCTGCGTTCGGCCACCGGACGGGTCTTTCTCGCCTTCGGCGACCGTGAGGCCATGGATGCCGAAGCGCGACGGGCCCGGGAGGCCGACCGGGCCGATGCCCCTATCGACCTCGAGGCGATCCGGCGGGAGGTGCGCGCGGCGGGTGGTGCGCAGGTCGACAACACGCTCATTCCGGGCCTGCGCGCCGCTGCGGCGCCGGTCTTCGACCTGCAGGGCCGGCTGGCCGTCGTGGCGACCGCGATGGCCTCATCCGCATTCGATCCGACGGGCGACGCCGCGGCTGTCGCCGCGCTTCACGCCGCCTGCCGCGACGTGACTGAAGCGATCGGTGGCCGCTGGCCCGGCGCAGTCTCTGCCGGCAGCGAAGGTCGGACGCCGCAGGCGCAGCCTCGACCATAG
- a CDS encoding FAD-dependent monooxygenase, with protein sequence MTLALALRQRGMTAAVYEQAPELTEIGAAVALSANATRELRRLGVLDGVTAASTEPSALIYRSWQDGRSIAAFPVHDGLAYQTRFGAPYCGIHRADLQHVLAGALGGSGLQLGHRLVDLAESGDGIRLEFANGQSAQADLVIGADGVRSVVRRYVTGGEDAVYSGTSAFRGIVPLSRLPSLPDPQAIQFWMGPDAHLLHYAIGGGGQDVNFFAVVEGPKAWSHTGWQAPVGHGEALAAFKGWHPAVTEMIGAVEHTVRWGLFTVRPLLHWFRGRAVLLGDAAHAMLPHHGQGANTTIEDAITLAELLATASPGRLETSLGRYQAMRRARTRKIQRSSRVTNDLLHLQDGPALADRDRRVSRFPEDFGWIHAFDALGSVTGSAPISRPAA encoded by the coding sequence TTGACGCTCGCGCTCGCGCTGCGGCAGCGCGGCATGACGGCGGCGGTCTACGAGCAGGCCCCCGAACTGACCGAGATCGGCGCCGCAGTGGCCCTCTCCGCCAACGCGACCCGCGAGCTGCGGCGGCTTGGCGTCCTCGACGGCGTCACCGCTGCCTCGACGGAACCCAGCGCCCTGATCTACCGCAGCTGGCAGGACGGCCGATCGATCGCGGCTTTCCCCGTGCATGACGGCCTCGCCTATCAGACTCGATTCGGCGCGCCCTATTGCGGCATTCACCGCGCCGACCTTCAGCATGTCCTCGCGGGCGCACTCGGCGGCTCGGGGCTGCAGCTCGGGCATCGGCTGGTCGACCTCGCCGAAAGCGGCGACGGCATCCGGCTCGAATTCGCCAACGGCCAGTCGGCGCAGGCGGATCTGGTGATCGGGGCGGACGGGGTCCGCTCCGTGGTCCGCCGATACGTCACGGGCGGCGAAGACGCGGTCTATTCCGGCACCAGCGCCTTTCGGGGCATCGTTCCGTTAAGCCGGTTGCCCTCGCTGCCCGACCCTCAGGCCATCCAGTTCTGGATGGGGCCGGACGCCCACCTCCTGCACTACGCGATCGGGGGAGGGGGGCAGGACGTCAACTTCTTCGCGGTCGTCGAAGGCCCGAAGGCGTGGTCGCACACGGGCTGGCAGGCCCCGGTCGGGCACGGCGAAGCGCTCGCCGCCTTCAAGGGCTGGCACCCCGCCGTGACCGAGATGATCGGCGCCGTCGAGCACACGGTGCGGTGGGGCCTGTTCACGGTGCGCCCGTTGCTTCACTGGTTCCGAGGCCGCGCGGTTCTTTTGGGCGATGCCGCCCATGCGATGCTGCCGCATCACGGCCAGGGGGCGAATACGACGATCGAGGATGCGATCACCCTGGCCGAGCTGCTCGCCACCGCCAGCCCCGGCCGGCTCGAAACCTCGCTCGGCCGCTACCAGGCGATGCGACGGGCGCGCACCCGCAAGATCCAGCGCAGCTCGCGGGTGACGAACGACCTGCTGCACCTGCAGGACGGCCCCGCGCTGGCCGATCGCGACCGGCGCGTATCCAGGTTCCCCGAGGATTTCGGCTGGATCCACGCCTTCGATGCGCTGGGCTCCGTAACCGGGTCCGCGCCCATTTCTCGGCCGGCCGCGTGA
- a CDS encoding acyl carrier protein — MQQNAIEATLIRILEEVAGVDRAAISRDRRLREELGVDSLSLVDVAVAAEDALGLALPDEELERARTVGDVIDFIRRATASAEIVSPRPS; from the coding sequence ATGCAGCAGAACGCCATTGAGGCGACCCTGATCCGGATCCTCGAGGAGGTTGCCGGGGTCGACCGGGCGGCGATCTCTCGGGACAGGCGCCTCCGAGAGGAGTTGGGCGTCGATTCGCTTTCGCTGGTCGACGTCGCCGTTGCGGCGGAGGATGCGCTCGGTCTGGCGCTTCCGGACGAGGAGCTGGAGCGTGCCCGAACGGTCGGGGACGTCATCGACTTCATTCGGCGCGCAACGGCGTCCGCCGAGATCGTGTCGCCGCGCCCGTCATAG
- a CDS encoding gamma carbonic anhydrase family protein: protein MPLYALDDHRPRLADPARFWIAPDAHVIGQVEIGLDVNIWFTAVLRGDNEPIRLGARTNIQDGAMLHTDPGFPLDLGEDVTIGHHAIVHGCTVGANSLVGMGATLLNGARIGRNCLVGANALVTEGKEFPDNSLIVGAPAKAVRSLDDKAVEGLRIAAQRYVANARRFAAGLKRVDP from the coding sequence ATGCCGCTCTATGCCCTCGACGACCACCGTCCCCGTCTGGCCGACCCCGCCCGGTTCTGGATCGCCCCCGACGCCCATGTGATCGGGCAGGTCGAGATCGGGCTCGACGTCAACATCTGGTTCACGGCCGTGCTGCGGGGCGACAACGAGCCGATCCGGCTCGGCGCGCGCACCAACATCCAGGACGGGGCGATGCTCCACACGGATCCGGGCTTCCCGCTCGATCTCGGGGAGGACGTGACCATCGGCCACCACGCCATCGTGCATGGCTGCACGGTCGGGGCGAACTCGCTCGTCGGGATGGGGGCGACCCTGCTCAACGGTGCCAGGATCGGCCGCAACTGCCTCGTCGGCGCGAACGCGCTCGTGACGGAGGGCAAGGAATTTCCCGATAACAGCCTGATCGTCGGCGCCCCCGCCAAGGCGGTGCGCAGCCTCGACGACAAGGCCGTGGAGGGCTTGCGGATCGCGGCGCAGCGCTACGTCGCCAATGCCCGCCGCTTCGCCGCGGGGCTCAAGCGGGTCGACCCGTAG
- a CDS encoding LysM peptidoglycan-binding domain-containing protein, with the protein MTAELRRGILLAGVGLVSGIVLIGVVTSGTRLLSRGPPPAPSQTVAPKPTAPEPAPAVPQVAALPPNPAMPAEGTRAPSFDVIRVEPGGDSVVAGRAAPGTEVELLRNGEVFARTKTDASGQFVLLPPPLPPGSQEISLRSVAPDGTRMAGPESAVVAVSAERTGRPLVAVTAPGRPTAVLSQPDAVEPSTAPRSPKAAPAVAAQTPAPPGTTPIRIASVDAEAGGKLFVSAQGAPQASVRLYLNDTLIAPGQAGPDGRIAFAIGRGVRPGDYRVRIDQVDPATGAVKTRSEVKFAVPATLDAPSATAAVRPAPGEAQKPPRPTASAKTPAEPPVLREASAAPAAPPSTPTVDGTIAPSATKPVPPAVAARTPDPAQDPGTVFVSAVSTATVVRGDNLWSISRRAYGRGVRYTVIFGANQTQIRNPNRIYPGQVFVLPGETPPAPGTHKRG; encoded by the coding sequence ATGACGGCGGAGTTGCGGCGGGGCATCCTTCTCGCAGGCGTCGGGCTCGTAAGCGGCATCGTGCTCATCGGCGTGGTGACGAGCGGCACGCGTCTCCTATCCCGGGGGCCGCCCCCCGCGCCGTCCCAGACCGTCGCGCCAAAGCCCACCGCGCCTGAGCCCGCCCCCGCGGTTCCGCAGGTGGCGGCGCTGCCCCCCAATCCCGCAATGCCGGCCGAAGGGACCCGCGCACCGAGCTTCGACGTGATCCGGGTCGAGCCGGGGGGCGACAGCGTCGTGGCCGGCCGCGCCGCGCCGGGAACCGAGGTCGAGCTCCTGCGCAACGGCGAGGTCTTCGCCCGCACCAAGACGGACGCGTCGGGCCAGTTCGTCCTGCTGCCCCCTCCCCTGCCGCCCGGCAGCCAGGAGATCAGCCTGCGCAGCGTCGCTCCGGACGGCACCCGCATGGCGGGCCCCGAGAGCGCTGTGGTGGCGGTGTCGGCCGAGCGCACGGGCAGGCCCCTGGTCGCCGTGACCGCGCCAGGCAGGCCGACGGCGGTGCTCTCGCAGCCCGACGCCGTGGAGCCATCCACTGCCCCGCGGAGTCCGAAGGCTGCGCCCGCCGTCGCGGCCCAAACCCCGGCGCCCCCCGGCACGACGCCGATCCGCATCGCGAGCGTCGATGCGGAGGCCGGCGGCAAGCTCTTCGTGAGCGCCCAGGGCGCACCGCAGGCCAGCGTGCGGCTCTATCTCAACGACACGCTGATCGCGCCGGGCCAGGCGGGGCCCGACGGCCGCATCGCCTTCGCGATCGGGCGCGGCGTGCGCCCCGGCGACTACCGGGTGAGGATCGATCAGGTGGATCCGGCCACCGGCGCGGTGAAGACCCGTTCGGAGGTCAAGTTCGCGGTGCCGGCGACTCTCGATGCCCCGTCGGCGACGGCAGCCGTGCGGCCGGCCCCGGGCGAAGCGCAGAAGCCTCCGCGGCCCACAGCCTCCGCCAAGACGCCAGCCGAGCCGCCCGTGCTGCGTGAGGCATCGGCGGCTCCCGCGGCACCTCCCTCGACACCGACCGTCGACGGAACCATCGCCCCCTCGGCAACGAAGCCGGTCCCGCCCGCCGTCGCGGCGCGGACGCCCGATCCGGCGCAGGACCCCGGCACGGTGTTCGTGTCGGCCGTGAGCACAGCCACAGTGGTGCGCGGGGACAACCTCTGGAGCATCAGCCGCAGGGCCTATGGGCGGGGCGTGCGCTACACGGTGATCTTCGGCGCCAACCAGACCCAGATCCGCAACCCGAACCGGATCTATCCGGGCCAAGTCTTCGTGCTGCCGGGCGAGACGCCGCCGGCCCCGGGGACGCATAAGCGCGGGTGA
- a CDS encoding TIGR00730 family Rossman fold protein — protein sequence MRTVCVYCGSGFGTDPVFREAAKALGHSLAEAGIGLVYGGGNVGLMGTVARAVLDGGGHVTGIIPDFLKSRERMLDDVQETIVVHDMHTRKRLMFERSDAFVALPGGIGTLEELVEQMTWAQLGRHTKPILLLSVASFWAPFLALLDHMRDTGFIRDGLDPNYLVAQRPEQVVPMLADAVRRLPARPEADALIEERF from the coding sequence ATGCGGACGGTTTGCGTGTATTGCGGCTCGGGCTTCGGCACCGATCCGGTGTTCCGGGAGGCCGCGAAGGCCCTCGGCCACTCCCTCGCCGAGGCCGGCATCGGCCTCGTCTATGGTGGCGGCAATGTCGGGCTGATGGGCACGGTGGCGCGGGCCGTGCTCGACGGCGGCGGCCATGTCACGGGGATCATCCCGGACTTCCTGAAGTCGCGCGAGCGGATGCTCGACGACGTGCAGGAGACGATCGTCGTGCACGACATGCATACCCGCAAGCGGCTGATGTTCGAGCGCTCGGACGCCTTCGTTGCCCTGCCGGGCGGCATCGGCACCCTGGAGGAACTGGTCGAGCAGATGACCTGGGCCCAGCTCGGCCGGCACACCAAGCCGATCCTGCTCCTGTCCGTGGCGAGCTTCTGGGCGCCGTTCCTGGCGCTCCTCGACCACATGCGGGACACCGGCTTCATCCGCGACGGCCTCGATCCCAACTACCTCGTGGCGCAGCGGCCGGAGCAGGTTGTGCCCATGCTCGCCGACGCCGTGCGCCGCCTACCGGCCCGCCCGGAGGCGGACGCGCTGATCGAGGAGCGGTTCTGA
- the cysS gene encoding cysteine--tRNA ligase: protein MAPLLRLYNTLTRAKEPFAPIDAGNVRMYACGPTVYDAAHIGNGRPIIVFDLLFRLLRHLYGEGAVTYVRNVTDVDDKINARAAERGISIRALTDETLAAFHADLRRLGVLMPEDVNRAGQRPVFIEPRATEHIREMAMMIERLVAAGHAYVAEEHVLFDVPSMPDYGALSKRPLDEMEAGARVDVAPYKRSPLDFVLWKPSKPNEPAWPSPCGIAAPGRPGWHIECSAMSWKHLGETFDIHAGGIDLVFPHHENEVAQSRCCFGTPVMANVWLHNGFLQVEGDKMSKSLGNFVTLREVLADWPGEVVRLAMLRTHYRQPIDWTLRALEEASRTIDRWYETVGDTGPAAEVPAALRDALLDDLNTPSALGELHRLDDPAALKAGAMLMGFLGSTRSARAQAAVAASGVDVATVERLIAERKAARAARNWAESDRLRDALAAMGVTLKDNKDGTTTWTVEG, encoded by the coding sequence ATGGCCCCGTTGTTGCGCCTCTACAACACGCTCACCCGGGCCAAGGAGCCGTTTGCCCCGATCGATGCGGGCAATGTGCGGATGTATGCCTGCGGGCCGACCGTCTACGACGCGGCCCATATCGGCAACGGGCGGCCGATCATCGTCTTCGACCTGCTCTTCCGCCTGCTGCGCCACCTCTACGGCGAGGGCGCCGTCACCTATGTCCGCAACGTCACGGACGTGGATGACAAGATCAACGCGCGCGCGGCCGAGCGCGGGATCTCGATCCGCGCGCTCACCGACGAGACGCTGGCGGCCTTCCACGCGGATCTGCGCCGGCTCGGCGTGCTGATGCCGGAGGACGTGAACCGGGCCGGCCAGCGCCCGGTCTTCATCGAGCCGCGCGCCACCGAGCACATCCGCGAGATGGCCATGATGATCGAGCGGCTGGTCGCCGCCGGCCACGCCTACGTGGCCGAGGAGCACGTGCTCTTCGACGTGCCCTCGATGCCCGATTACGGCGCTCTCTCGAAGCGGCCCCTCGACGAGATGGAGGCGGGCGCCCGGGTCGATGTCGCGCCCTACAAGCGCTCGCCCCTCGACTTCGTGCTCTGGAAGCCCTCGAAGCCGAACGAGCCCGCCTGGCCCTCGCCCTGCGGGATCGCGGCGCCGGGCCGGCCGGGCTGGCATATCGAGTGCTCGGCCATGTCGTGGAAACACCTCGGCGAGACCTTCGACATCCATGCCGGCGGCATCGACCTCGTCTTTCCTCACCACGAGAACGAGGTGGCGCAGTCGCGCTGCTGCTTCGGCACGCCCGTGATGGCCAATGTCTGGCTCCACAACGGCTTCCTGCAGGTCGAGGGCGACAAGATGTCGAAGTCGCTCGGCAACTTCGTGACCTTGAGGGAGGTGCTGGCGGATTGGCCGGGCGAGGTCGTGCGGCTGGCGATGCTGCGCACCCACTACCGCCAGCCGATCGACTGGACGCTGCGGGCCCTGGAGGAGGCGAGCCGCACGATCGACCGGTGGTACGAGACGGTCGGCGATACCGGCCCGGCCGCCGAGGTCCCGGCGGCCTTGCGCGACGCGCTCCTCGACGACCTCAACACGCCATCCGCCCTCGGCGAGTTGCACCGGCTCGACGATCCGGCCGCCCTCAAGGCCGGCGCCATGCTGATGGGGTTCCTCGGCTCCACCCGCTCGGCGCGCGCGCAGGCGGCAGTGGCGGCCTCAGGCGTCGACGTCGCCACCGTGGAACGGCTGATCGCGGAGCGCAAGGCGGCCCGGGCGGCCCGGAACTGGGCCGAGTCCGACCGCCTGCGCGACGCGCTCGCAGCGATGGGCGTCACCCTGAAGGACAACAAGGACGGCACGACGACCTGGACGGTCGAAGGCTGA
- a CDS encoding CreA family protein yields the protein MVWRRSLRLAGLAAGLSACLGAAAVAEEPDRIFDKSTVWRPLTPNDKLVVYGIDDPDVAGVACHYTLPEKGGIKGSLGLAEQVSDISLSCRQIGPVQFKRKLTQGEVVFSERRSLIFKSMQIVRGCDVKRNTLVYMVYSDKVIEGSPKNSTSTVPLMPWGTELPPKCGEFLKG from the coding sequence ATGGTGTGGCGGCGGAGTCTCAGGCTGGCAGGGCTCGCGGCTGGGCTGAGCGCATGTCTCGGCGCGGCGGCCGTCGCGGAGGAGCCCGACCGCATCTTCGACAAATCGACGGTCTGGCGCCCGCTCACCCCGAACGACAAGCTCGTCGTCTATGGAATCGATGATCCGGACGTGGCCGGCGTTGCCTGCCACTACACCTTGCCGGAGAAGGGCGGCATCAAGGGCTCGCTGGGATTGGCCGAACAGGTCTCGGACATCTCGTTGTCCTGCCGTCAGATCGGGCCCGTGCAGTTCAAGCGCAAGCTCACCCAGGGTGAGGTGGTGTTCAGCGAGCGCCGCTCGCTGATCTTCAAGAGCATGCAGATCGTCCGGGGCTGCGACGTCAAGCGCAACACCCTCGTCTACATGGTGTATTCCGACAAGGTGATCGAGGGCTCGCCGAAGAACTCGACCTCGACCGTGCCGCTGATGCCCTGGGGGACGGAACTGCCGCCGAAATGCGGCGAGTTCCTCAAGGGCTGA
- a CDS encoding DUF2865 domain-containing protein gives MTLSRLLARCLAGLVAAAALAQGARAEPNPAACQRYRAELANLQREANRGQVEEIQRLVAYRNSIGCEGGRFLFFDMRPPQCAQVEQRIRALNSGYGAGNTQVADARRAQLVAAVKDACTGLPATPKAAEGYARGGGQVICVRMCDGAYFPMPNLPDGREGANEMCKALCPGTEAAAYSMPATDNGLQQAAAIQTRRAYAALPNAFKFQKAFVPNCSCRGQGQSWAEALVKAESMLVRHKGDIFVTPAQAEALSRPKVRLTLVGRADRSAATLAATAAARNGLEEPPGTEAPVAPARPAGPDEKPPVRIIAPTIIPVPVPVRSEGPQAAAPVTPAPGAAPLATP, from the coding sequence ATGACGCTGTCCCGCCTGCTCGCCCGGTGCCTTGCCGGACTCGTCGCCGCGGCCGCCCTCGCCCAGGGCGCACGGGCGGAGCCGAACCCCGCCGCGTGCCAGCGCTACCGTGCCGAACTCGCCAACCTGCAGCGGGAGGCGAACCGGGGGCAGGTCGAGGAGATCCAGCGCCTCGTCGCCTACCGCAACTCCATCGGCTGCGAGGGGGGGCGGTTCCTGTTCTTCGACATGCGCCCGCCGCAATGCGCCCAGGTCGAGCAGCGGATCCGCGCCCTCAACAGCGGCTACGGCGCCGGCAACACCCAGGTGGCGGATGCCCGGCGCGCGCAGCTCGTGGCCGCCGTGAAGGACGCTTGCACGGGCCTGCCGGCGACGCCGAAGGCCGCGGAGGGCTACGCCCGCGGCGGCGGTCAGGTGATCTGCGTGCGGATGTGCGACGGCGCCTATTTCCCGATGCCGAACCTGCCGGACGGCCGCGAGGGCGCCAACGAGATGTGCAAGGCCCTCTGCCCCGGCACGGAGGCCGCCGCCTACTCGATGCCCGCGACCGACAACGGGCTCCAGCAGGCCGCCGCCATCCAGACCAGGCGCGCCTATGCGGCGCTGCCGAACGCCTTCAAGTTCCAGAAGGCCTTCGTGCCGAACTGCTCCTGCCGGGGCCAGGGCCAGAGCTGGGCCGAGGCGCTGGTGAAGGCCGAGAGCATGCTGGTGCGCCACAAGGGCGACATCTTCGTCACTCCGGCCCAGGCCGAGGCGCTGTCGCGGCCGAAGGTCCGCCTCACCCTGGTCGGCCGGGCCGACCGCTCGGCCGCTACCCTCGCGGCCACCGCCGCGGCCCGCAACGGCCTGGAGGAGCCGCCCGGCACCGAAGCCCCGGTGGCGCCTGCACGTCCGGCCGGGCCCGACGAGAAGCCGCCTGTGCGGATCATCGCGCCGACCATCATTCCGGTCCCGGTGCCAGTGCGCTCCGAGGGCCCGCAGGCCGCCGCGCCCGTCACCCCGGCGCCCGGTGCGGCGCCGCTGGCGACGCCCTGA
- a CDS encoding SDR family NAD(P)-dependent oxidoreductase produces the protein MRRPILKSAVIVAHDLVATVLAVLLTFLIRFDGALLAERLAHLPQLLPPFVVFAGLVYRQFGLYRAKWRFASLPDLANIVRAVALLTLALLLLDYVLVSPVLFGIYFFGKIAIGLYFVLQLFLLGGPRLAFRYLKYSRSRQNLARAAATPALLLGRGHDIEVVLRAIEAGTVKKLAPQGILSPRAEDRGQMLRGVPVLGSLRELEPVVADLAARGVPVRRLVATPSALAPEAEAEALLAQARRLGLPLARVATLGEGLRDAELAPLEIEDLLLRPTVPIDRPRLERFLSGQRIVVTGGGGSIGSEICARAVAFGASALLVVENSEPALHGVLTRPALTESDAEVTGVIADIRDRERLFAVLRHFRPDAVFHAAALKQVPYLERDWTEGIKTNVFGSVNVADAALAAGARALVMISTDKAIEPVSQLGVTKRFAEMYAQALDAAGGPARLVAVRFGNVLGSVGSVVPVFKAQIARGGPVTVTHPDMVRYFMTVREAADLVLTAASHADREARDPQGGDQRAAVYVLKMGQPVRIRDLAERMIRLAGFEPGVDIEIAVTGARPGERLNEILFARDEPMVNLDGIEGVMAAKPIFADRAQLESWLARLQAAVAESDRAAAEAVFGEAVPDFLRRPGAPVHQRPALPEPVASRAHVGGRQAIEDRA, from the coding sequence ATGCGCAGACCGATCCTCAAGAGCGCGGTGATCGTCGCCCACGACCTCGTGGCGACGGTGCTCGCCGTCCTCCTCACCTTCCTGATCCGCTTCGACGGTGCCCTGCTGGCCGAGCGCCTGGCGCATCTGCCGCAGCTGCTGCCGCCCTTCGTGGTCTTCGCGGGGCTCGTCTACCGGCAGTTCGGCCTCTACCGCGCGAAGTGGCGCTTCGCCTCCCTGCCCGACCTCGCCAACATCGTGCGGGCGGTCGCGCTGCTGACGCTGGCGCTCCTGCTTCTCGACTACGTGCTGGTTTCGCCGGTCCTGTTCGGGATCTACTTCTTCGGCAAGATCGCGATCGGCCTCTACTTCGTCCTGCAGCTGTTCCTGCTCGGCGGCCCGCGGCTCGCCTTCCGCTACCTGAAATACAGCCGCTCGCGCCAGAACCTCGCGCGCGCAGCCGCGACCCCGGCGCTGCTGCTCGGCCGCGGGCACGACATCGAGGTGGTTTTGCGCGCCATCGAGGCCGGCACGGTGAAGAAGCTCGCGCCGCAGGGCATCCTCTCGCCCCGGGCCGAGGATCGGGGCCAGATGCTGCGCGGGGTGCCGGTGCTCGGCAGCCTGCGCGAGCTGGAGCCGGTGGTGGCGGATCTGGCGGCCCGCGGTGTGCCGGTGCGCCGCCTCGTCGCGACCCCGAGCGCGCTCGCGCCGGAGGCCGAGGCCGAGGCCCTCCTGGCCCAGGCCCGCCGCCTCGGCCTGCCGCTCGCCCGCGTCGCCACCCTCGGCGAGGGCCTGCGCGACGCGGAGCTGGCTCCGCTCGAGATCGAGGACCTGCTGCTGCGCCCGACAGTGCCGATCGATCGCCCGCGGCTGGAGCGGTTCCTTTCCGGCCAGCGCATCGTGGTCACGGGCGGCGGCGGCTCGATCGGCTCGGAGATCTGCGCCCGCGCGGTGGCCTTCGGGGCCTCCGCCCTCCTCGTGGTGGAGAATTCCGAACCGGCGCTGCACGGCGTGCTGACGCGGCCCGCGCTCACCGAGAGCGACGCGGAGGTGACCGGCGTGATCGCCGACATCCGCGACCGCGAGCGGCTCTTCGCGGTGCTGCGCCACTTCCGGCCGGACGCGGTCTTCCACGCGGCGGCCCTCAAGCAGGTCCCCTATCTCGAGCGCGACTGGACGGAGGGGATCAAGACCAACGTCTTCGGCTCCGTGAACGTCGCCGATGCGGCGCTCGCCGCGGGCGCCCGGGCGCTCGTCATGATCTCGACCGACAAGGCGATCGAGCCGGTCTCGCAGCTCGGCGTCACCAAGCGCTTCGCCGAGATGTACGCCCAGGCCCTCGACGCTGCCGGCGGGCCGGCACGGCTCGTCGCCGTGCGCTTCGGCAACGTGCTGGGCTCGGTCGGGTCGGTGGTGCCGGTGTTCAAGGCGCAGATTGCCCGCGGCGGCCCCGTCACGGTCACGCATCCCGACATGGTGCGCTACTTCATGACCGTGCGGGAGGCGGCCGATCTCGTGCTCACCGCCGCCTCGCATGCCGACCGCGAGGCCCGCGACCCGCAAGGAGGCGACCAGCGCGCCGCCGTCTACGTGCTCAAGATGGGGCAGCCGGTGCGCATCCGCGATCTGGCGGAGCGGATGATCCGGCTCGCCGGCTTCGAGCCGGGTGTCGATATCGAGATCGCCGTCACGGGCGCGCGGCCGGGCGAGCGCCTGAACGAAATCCTGTTCGCCCGCGACGAGCCGATGGTCAATCTCGACGGGATCGAGGGCGTGATGGCGGCGAAGCCCATCTTCGCCGACCGGGCGCAGCTCGAAAGCTGGCTCGCCCGCCTGCAGGCAGCCGTGGCGGAGAGCGACCGCGCCGCGGCGGAAGCGGTGTTCGGCGAGGCGGTGCCGGACTTCCTGAGGCGCCCGGGGGCGCCGGTGCACCAGAGGCCGGCCCTGCCCGAGCCGGTGGCCTCCCGCGCCCATGTGGGCGGGCGGCAGGCGATCGAGGATCGCGCGTGA